In Aspergillus luchuensis IFO 4308 DNA, chromosome 1, nearly complete sequence, the following are encoded in one genomic region:
- a CDS encoding NAD(P)/FAD-dependent oxidoreductase (COG:E;~EggNog:ENOG410PH30;~InterPro:IPR006076,IPR036188;~PFAM:PF01266;~go_function: GO:0016491 - oxidoreductase activity [Evidence IEA];~go_process: GO:0055114 - oxidation-reduction process [Evidence IEA]) codes for MRADHSSEHPSLSILIRINSASPIDVPMLQAPILIIGAGTWGASTALHLARRGYTNVTVLDAYHQPSAISAGNDVNKIVSFTDPPAEDDPNFVNKAFFAALTRGFQHDPVFKPHFHNVGNITSAFSPGGLKHIGRRDRGGDVVELNDPEDFRKAFPSGILTGPLPGWKGYWKKTGAGWVHARNALVSAITEAKRLGVAFIGGDPEGKVVRLLFSSDTEPRDIVGAETADGKQHFASKVILAAGANADQFLDFKKQLRPTAWTLAHIRMSPEEAKAYRNLPVLFNADQGFFIEPDEEKHELKICDEHPGYCNWIVGPDGERRSVPFARHQIPVESAERIRGLLRATMPQLAERPFSFARICWCADTVDRNFLIDYHPDHPSLLLAVGASGRGFAHIPSIGGFIADRLEGKMDPRVAAAVRWRPEQAVNRDWDDTQNRFGGEYRVMDFQKVKEWTNIQES; via the exons ATGCGCGCCGATCACTCTTCAGAGCATCCATCACTCTCCATTCTCATTCGCATTAACTCCGCTTCCCCGATAGACGTACCCATGCTTCAAGCTCCCATCCTTATCATCGGTGCAGGCACTTGGGGAGCGTCCACCGCCCTTCATCTGGCCCGACGGGGTTATACCAATGTCACTGTCTTAGATGCATATCATCAACCATCCGCCATTTCGGCGGGCAATGACGTGAACAAGATAGTCTCCTTCA CGGACCCTCCCGCCGAGGACGACCCCAACTTCGTCAACAAGGCCTTTTTTGCCGCACTTACTAGGGGCTTTCAGCACGATCCGGTGTTCAAGCCACATTTCCACAATGTTGGGAACATCACTTCAGCTTTCTCCCCGGGCGGCCTCAAGCATATTGGACGGCGCGACCGCGGGGGCGACGTAGTGGAGCTCAATGACCCGGAGGACTTCCGGAAGGCATTTCCCTCGGGTATTTTGACGGGTCCCCTGCCAGGTTGGAAAGGatactggaagaagacaggCGCTGGGTGGGTGCATGCTCGGAATGCACTCGTATCAGCCATCACCGAAGCCAAAAGGCTTGGAGTCGCCTTCATTGGAGGCGACCCCGAGGGAAAAGTTGTCCGTTTACTATTTTCGTCCGACACTGAACCCCGGGATATTGTAGGGGCCGAAACAGCAGATGGGAAGCAACACTTTGCTTCCAAGGTGATTCTAGCTGCTGGTGCAAATGCGGACCAGTTTCTTGATTTCAAGAAACAACTTCGGCCAACTGCCTGGACCCTGGCTCATATTCGCATGTCACCAGAGGAAGCCAAGGCATATCGCAACCTACCGGTCCTCTTCAATGCCGATCAGGGCTTCTTCATTGAACCAGATGAAGAAAAGCACGAGCTCAAGATCTGTGACGAACATCCAGGATACTGTAACTGGATTGTTGGCCCAGATGGCGAACGGCGAAGCGTTCCCTTTGCACGTCATCAGATCCCCGTTGAGTCGGCTGAGCGAATCCGCGGTCTCTTGAGAGCTACGATGCCCCAGTTGGCGGAGAGACCGTTCTCATTCGCCCGGATATGCTGGTGCGCCGACACGGTCGACCGAAACTTCCTTATAGATTATCATCCTGATCATCCATCCTTACTGCTTGCAGTTGGGGCATCCGGTCGCGGATTCGCCCATATTCCCTCAATCGGTGGCTTTATTGCTGACCGGCTCGAAGGAAAGATGGACCCGAGGGTTGCAGCTGCGGTTCGTTGGAGACCTGAACAAGCTGTGAATCGGGATTGGGATGATACGCAAAACAGGTTTGGAGGAGAGTATAGGGTGATGGACTTTcagaaggtgaaggagtGGACAAACATCCAGGAGTCATAA
- a CDS encoding uncharacterized protein (COG:G;~EggNog:ENOG410QDY1;~InterPro:IPR011701,IPR036259;~PFAM:PF07690;~TransMembrane:12 (i55-71o91-110i122-140o152-170i182-204o210-231i324-350o370-390i411-430o436-454i466-489o504-527i);~go_function: GO:0022857 - transmembrane transporter activity [Evidence IEA];~go_process: GO:0055085 - transmembrane transport [Evidence IEA]) has translation MPIFKDRDLDVPGTELLIDIQHDQNVPHDSSDIILLPPPTACEGDPLNWSDFKKYWHLLLVSAYACIFSFAENNTGDAYSTIVDMTGSTMTIMNGGGALNYLMLGLVNIFWIPAAMKIGRRFCFLATLLLCIGSSIWMGAFHTAGEWYGCNIVNGLGTSAYEAVIQLAVFDLFFDHQRGRMLGFYIFAQQLGSIIGLVSGGYIADGPGWRWAQWVVSIGEGILIIIFFFTYEETLFPRFLFNPSQSLPTSEAKLKNPIDATETASLDKKDPATVDNASVNEGSASDTIPAPSEFPKRTFKEKLRLWVYYPQDKTTYWSYFKRPFFLLAFPNIIIAGIIFAFGCTSGIVTNKTISEILTGAPYNFTDGQTGLAYLSALVGSIIGYLTSVMGDKIVIYLARRNDGVKEPEMRLWALTPCFIYSAVGYELYGWGAQEGAHWMTITVGIGAMIAQQVAATSTATAYAMECFPGVGGEIVVILAICSSIINFIISETTQPFYEATGPGWLFLFYGICVIISLAAGMAVYVWGKKWRRKCAPKYYKFLQERGGNI, from the exons ATGCCTATTTTCAAAGATAGGGACCTTGACGTTCCTGGCACTGAGCTGCTGATTGATATTCAACACGACCAGAACGTTCCCCATGACAGCTCCGACATCATCCTGTTGCCCCCTCCCACGGCCTGTGAGGGCGATCCTCTCAACTGGTCCGATTTCAAGAAATACTggcaccttctccttgtctcaGCATATGCCTGTATCTTTTCCTTTGCTGAGAACAACACCGGTGATGCTTACTCGACAATCGTGGACATGACTGGGTCCACCATGACCATCATGAACGGTGGCGGAGCACTGAACTATCTCATGCTGGGTCTGGTGAACATCTTCTGGATCCCAGCGGCTATGAAGATTGGTCGTCGCTTTTGTTTCCTCGCAACCTTACTCCTATGCATTGGCTCTTCCATCTGGATGGGTGCTTTTCATACTGCGGGTGAATGGTATGGATGCAACATCGTTAATGGTCTCGGTACATCCGCCTATGAAGCTGTCATCCAGCTCGCAGTATTCGACCTCTTCTTTGACCATCAGCGCGGTCGCATGCTGGGTTTCTACATCTTTGCCCAGCAGCTAGGCTCTATCATTGGCCTGGTCTCAGGAGGATACATTGCTGACGGACCGGGCTGGCGCTGGGCTCAGTGGGTGGTTTCCATTGGAGAAGGAATTttgatcatcatcttcttcttcacatATGAGGAGACGTTGTTTCCCCGGTTCCTCTTCAACCCTTCGCAGAGCTTGCCTACATCCGAGGCCAAGCTAAAGAACCCTATTGATGCGACCGAAACCGCCTctctggacaagaaggatcCCGCCACGGTCGATAATGCGAGTGTGAATGAGGGATCAGCCAGTGACACCATTCCAGCGCCGTCTGAATTTCCCAAACGGACGTTCAAAGAGAAATTGCGACTCTGGGTATATTACCCGCAGGATAAAACCACATATTGGTCTTACTTCAAGCGACCATTCTTCCTGCTGGCTTTCCCTAACATCATTATT GCTGGTATCATCTTCGCCTTTGGCTGCACCTCTGGCATCGTTACCAACAAGACCATCTCCGAAATTCTCACTGGCGCGCCGTATAACTTCACTGACGGTCAGACCGGCCTTGCGTATCTATCTGCTCTGGTGGGAAGTATTATTGGCTACCTCACTAGTGTAATGGGTGATAAGATTGTCATTTACCTCGCTCGTCGCAATGACGGTGTCAAGGAGCCAGAGATGCGTCTCTGGGCTCTGACGCCTTGCTTCATCTATTCGGCAGTAGGATATGAGCTTTACGGCTGGGGAGCGCAGGAGGGTGCCCACTGGATGACCATCACGGTGGGAATTGGGGCGATGATTGCTCAGCAGGTTGCTGCAACATCAACA GCAACTGCCTATGCTATGGAATGTTTCCCTGGAGTTGGGGGTGAGATTGTCGTGATTCTCGCCATCTGCAGCTCCatcatcaacttcatcatctccgagaCCACACAACCGTTCTACGAAGCCACCGGGCCCGGctggctcttcctcttctacggAATCTGTGTGATCATCTCACTAGCAGCCGGAATGGCCGTCTACGTGTGGGGCAAGAAATGGCGGAGGAAATGTGCCCCGAAATACTACAAGTTCCTCCAGGAGCGAGGAGGAAACATCTAG
- a CDS encoding uncharacterized protein (COG:S;~EggNog:ENOG410PPXY;~TransMembrane:2 (i290-308o314-336i)), with protein MQQFTQWKNWRRPSQRQPHEPVLTTEDEAFLREITSDPAKQGPISPTIENDTPLSPVSPVPTDTFDATQSPVSPAEEFGKELGEEERKTREKTERSQSVSQGSKAESSTQKKRPWSWIRRKSTVDKKGSESASEAAPAPSASNDAQPAQAKEDDEAKQEAEDMTEILERLNLAAENNRVFSISDETRELLRKFTLIFKDLVNGVPTAYHDLEMLLKNGNKQLQSTYSNLPKFLQSLIEKLPEKWTETLAPEVLAAATEKASKSGINVDNVGKAAAAANKMGLKVPSLKELVGKPAALVGMLRSIMAFLRARFPAVLGMNVLWSMALFILLFVLWYCHKRGREVRLENERLVTEEEIGKLNDESPEGKIRNTETLTTTAPRGASAAEIRQGVKEVQQAREAATTTNDAKDKENEPKDDISTRPKRSKSILSIWPKSDPKPTPAGPKIEPYPGT; from the exons ATGCAGCAATTCACCCAGTGGAAGAACTGGAGACGCCCGTCCCAACGTCAACCGCATGAGCCGGTTTTAACAACCGAAGATGAAGCATTTCTACGAGAGATTACCTCTGATCCGGCAAAGCAAGGGCCGATATCGCCTACCATCGAAAATGATACCCCTCTATCGCCCGTTTCTCCCGTACCCACAGATACTTTCGATGCTACCCAATCACCAGTGTCACCGGCAGAGGAGTTTGGAAAAGAGCtaggggaggaagaacggAAGACTAGAGAAAAGACAGAGCGCTCTCAGAGTGTTTCTCAAGGCTCCAAAGCTGAGAGCTCtacacagaagaagaggcccTGGAGCTGGATCCGGCGGAAGAGCACGGTGGACAAGAAG GGTAGCGAAAGCGCGAGCGAAGCAGCTCCCGCACCAAGTGCCTCAAATGATGCACAGCCCGCTCAAGCtaaagaagacgatgaagcgaaacaagaagcagaagatatgACGGAAATCCTCGAGCGCCTCAACCTGGCGGCCGAAAACAACCGCGTATTCTCGATAAGTGACGAAACACGGGAACTCCTTCGTAAATTCACATTGATCTTCAAGGACTTGGTCAATGGTGTTCCAACTGCGTATCATGATCTTGAGATGCTCCTCAAGAACGGCAACAAGCAACTGCAAAGCACTTACTCGAATCTCCCGAAGTTCCTCCAGAGCCTGATCGAGAAGCTTCCTGAAAAATGGACTGAGACACTCGCCCCCGAAGTTCTCGCGGCTGCCACCGAGAAGGCCAGTAAAAGTGGTATCAATGTGGACAATGTAGgcaaggcggcggcggccgcCAACAAAATGGGACTTAAGGTTCCCAGCCTGAAAGAACTAGTAGGGAAGCCAGCCGCGCTTGTAGGGATGTTACGATCCATAATGGCATTCTTACGGGCTAGATTCCCCGCAGTGTTGGGTATGAATGTACTCTGGTCAATGGCATTATTTA TTCTTTTGTTTGTCCTCTGGTATTGCCATAAACGGGGCCGCGAGGTTCGCCTCGAAAATGAGCGTCTTGTCACAGAAGAGGAGATTGGTAAACTGAATGACGAGTCACCTGAAGGGAAGATCCGCAATACTGAGACGTTGACGACCACGGCACCCCGAGGAGCTTCCGCGGCGGAGATCCGCCAAGGCGTAAAGGAGGTGCAACAAGCACGAGAAGCCGCCACGACTACGAACGATGCaaaggacaaggagaatGAACCTAAAGACGATATTTCTACCAGGCCAAAACGATCCAAGTCAATTCTATCAATCTGGCCTAAGTCGGACCCGAAACCGACACCGGCAGGGCCGAAAATTGAACCCTACCCAGGTACCTGA